The following are from one region of the Saccharomyces kudriavzevii IFO 1802 strain IFO1802 genome assembly, chromosome: 12 genome:
- the VPS33 gene encoding tethering complex ATP-binding subunit VPS33 (similar to Saccharomyces cerevisiae VPS33 (YLR396C); ancestral locus Anc_4.258): MNKFWNTRKFSFTNSDGLCAILNEISQNDEILVVQPSVLPILNNLLTFQELTQSTPVKKITLLNDQLGDDLSGALGTVPQMDLIFLIDVRTSLRLPPQLCDSAQKHNLSPLHIIYCQWKTSFPENSKNSEQCQKDENTLNITEPHFPNVIESQLTEISNEHFLYAWDLLPFPQIDDNVLLTHSLYNMENVNMYYPELRSLQSATESIIVDDMVNSLRSLILETNSIVTNVVSIGNMSKRCSHLLKKRIDEQLTENDLFIKGTLYGERTNCGLEMDLIILERNVDPITPLLTQLTYAGILDDLYEFNSGIKIGEKDMNFNYREDTIWNDLKFLNFGSVGPQLNKLAKELQTQYDTRHKAESVHEIKEFVDSLGSLQQRQAFLKNHTTLSSDVLKVVETEEYGSFNKILELELEILMGNTLNKDIEDIILELQYEYEVDRNKILRLICLLSLCKNSLREKDYEDLKTFMIDSWGIENCFQLESLAELGFFTSKTGKSDLHVTTTKPTRLQKEYRYISQWLNTVPIEDEHIAGKTTDEKDEFIEATFAYSGVVPLTMRLVQMLYDRSILFHNYSSQQPFILSREPKVSQTEDLIEQLYGDPHAIEESKWVPESVTKRINANIKNNKRKSIDGSKGTFNTVEDIALVVFLGGVTMGEIAILKHLQKSLGKKGINKRFIIIADGLANGDRIMNSIS; this comes from the coding sequence atgaataaGTTTTGGAACACTAGAAAGTTTTCATTTACAAATTCTGACGGATTGTGTGCTATCTTAAATGAAATATCTCagaatgatgaaattcttgTGGTACAACCTAGCGTTCTGCCCATACTCAATAATTTACTGACTTTTCAGGAATTGACCCAATCGACAcctgtgaaaaaaattacgCTACTCAATGATCAACTAGGCGACGACTTATCTGGAGCGCTAGGGACTGTCCCGCAAATGGATcttattttccttattgATGTCAGAACATCCCTTCGGCTTCCTCCACAATTATGCGATTCTGCTCAGAAGCACAACCTATCACCATTGCATATAATATATTGTCAGTGGAAAACTTCTTTTCCcgaaaattcaaagaattcaGAGCAGTGTCAGAAGGATGAAAATACCTTGAACATCACAGAACCACATTTCCCCAATGTCATTGAATCTCAACTAACAGAAATATCGAAtgaacattttctttatgcTTGGGATCTCTTACCGTTCCCACAGATTGACGATAACGTTTTATTGACTCATTCTCTGTATAACATGGAAAATGTAAATATGTATTATCCGGAGTTGCGATCCTTGCAAAGTGCCACCGAATCGATAATAGTTGACGATATGGTGAATTCTCTGCGAAGTTTGATCTTGGAGACTAACAGCATCGTAACCAATGTTGTATCCATAGGTAATATGTCCAAGAGATGTAGTcaccttttgaaaaaaagaattgacGAACAACTGACGGAAAACGATTTGTTCATCAAAGGTACACTTTATGGTGAACGAACTAATTGCGGACTAGAAATGGACTTGATTATCCTAGAGAGAAATGTCGATCCTATAACACCATTGCTGACACAACTTACGTATGCAGGAATATTGGACGATCTATATGAATTTAATTCGGGAATTAAGATAGGGGAGAAAGACATGAATTTCAATTATAGGGAGGATACAATATGGaatgatttgaaatttttaaaCTTCGGATCCGTTGGGCCACAGTTGAATAAATTGGCGAAAGAATTACAAACCCAATACGATACAAGACATAAAGCCGAGAGTGTACatgaaattaaagaatttgTTGATTCTTTGGGTTCATTGCAACAAAGGCAAgcgtttttgaaaaatcataCAACCTTATCATCTGACGTTTTGAAAGTGGTAGAGACTGAGGAGTATGGATCCTTTAATAAAATCTTGGAGTTAGAGCTGGAAATCCTGATGGGGAACACACTTAATAAAGATATTGAGGATATTATACTAGAATTACAATATGAATACGAAGTTGACCGAAACAAAATTCTCAGGCTAATTTGTTTATTGTCTCTTTGCAAGAATTCTCTCCGTGAAAAAGATTATGAAGATCTGAAAACTTTTATGATTGATTCTTGGGGAATAGAAAACTGTTTTCAACTTGAATCCTTGGCTGAGTTAGGATTTTTCACCAGCAAGACTGGAAAATCAGATTTGCATGTAACCACAACCAAGCCTACAAGAttacaaaaagaatatcgTTATATTTCACAATGGCTCAATACTGTGCCTATAGAAGATGAGCATATTGCAGGAAAAACCACAGATGAAAAGGACGAGTTCATAGAAGCTACCTTTGCTTACAGTGGTGTAGTACCATTGACAATGAGGCTGGTCCAAATGTTGTATGATAGGTCTATATTGTTCCATAATTATTCCTCACAACAACCTTTCATACTATCAAGAGAGCCCAAGGTTTCCCAAACCGAAGATTTGATTGAACAACTATACGGAGATCCACATGCAATCGAAGAGAGTAAGTGGGTCCCAGAAAGCGTTACCAAGAGGATCAACGCCAAcatcaaaaataacaagAGAAAGTCTATAGACGGCTCCAAGGGAACTTTCAATACCGTTGAAGATATTGCACTTGTAGTATTCTTGGGCGGTGTGACAATGGGAGAAATAGCCATATTGAAGcatttacaaaaaagttTAGGTAAAAAAGGTATTAACAAGAGGTTTATCATTATTGCTGATGGCCTAGCCAATGGCGATAGAATTATGAACTCTATATCTTAA
- the CCW14 gene encoding Ccw14p (similar to Saccharomyces cerevisiae CCW14 (YLR390W-A); ancestral locus Anc_4.251), which produces MRATTLLSSVISLALLSREVLATPPACLLACVAQVGKSSSTCDTLNQVSCYCQHENSSIKKCLDSICPNNDADAAYSAFKSSCSEQGASLDDSSSSVSSSSAKSSSTKASNSASSSTKASSSSASSSSRASSSSASSSTKASSSKASSSSSKASSSEQAPSSKATSTEQASSSTKVSSSEQAPSSKATSTEHASSTTEAHSSSTTSSSTVSQEPASSAQSTSTAIISTFSEGSGNVLEAGKSVFIAAVAALLI; this is translated from the coding sequence ATGCGTGCCACTACTTTATTATCTTCCGTCATCTCTTTGGCATTGTTGTCCCGTGAGGTCTTAGCAACTCCTCCAGCCTGTTTGTTGGCTTGTGTTGCCCAAGTCGGCAAATCATCTTCCACCTGTGACACTTTGAATCAAGTTTCCTGTTACTGTCAACACGAGAACTCGTCCATTAAGAAGTGTTTGGACTCCATCTGTCCAAACAACGACGCCGATGCTGCTTATTCCGCTTTCAAGAGCTCTTGCTCCGAACAAGGCGCTTCATTAGATGACTCAAGCAGCAGTGTGTCCTCTTCATCCGCTAAGTCATCCTCTACCAAGGCTTCTAACAGCGCTTCCTCTTCTACTAAGGCTTCTTCCAGCAGTGCCTCCTCTTCTAGTAGGGCTTCTTCCAGCAGTGCATCCTCTTCTACTAAGGCCTCTTCTAGTAAggcttcttcttcttctagCAAAGCTTCTTCCAGTGAACAAGCTCCTTCCAGCAAGGCTACTTCAACAGAACAAGCTTCTTCCTCTACAAAGGTTTCCTCCAGTGAACAAGCTCCTTCTAGCAAGGCTACTTCCACCGAGCACGCTTCTTCTACTACTGAAGCTCACTCCTCCAGTACTACCTCTTCTTCCACTGTGTCCCAAGAACCAGCTTCCTCTGCTCAATCAACTTCTACCGCCATCATCTCCACTTTCTCAGAAGGTTCTGGTAATGTCTTGGAGGCTGGCAAATCCGTTTTCATTGCTGCCGTTGCTGCTTTGTTAATTTAA
- the ECM19 gene encoding Ecm19p (similar to Saccharomyces cerevisiae ECM19 (YLR390W); ancestral locus Anc_4.247) — protein sequence MVTIGIACLVGVYTGTKFFEPIVIDRLRKDGNLRTDVPIPEYDEEGRIVRITPPSPPSPPTPPQQ from the coding sequence ATGGTCACTATCGGAATCGCATGTCTTGTGGGAGTTTACACAGGCACGAAGTTCTTCGAGCCCATCGTCATCGACAGATTGCGTAAGGATGGGAACCTGAGAACGGACGTTCCCATCCCTGAATACGATGAGGAGGGAAGAATTGTGAGGATAACACCGCCTTCGCCACCTTCACCACCTACACCGCCACAGCAATGA
- the COX8 gene encoding cytochrome c oxidase subunit VIII (similar to Saccharomyces cerevisiae COX8 (YLR395C); ancestral locus Anc_4.256) has protein sequence MLCQQMIRTAAKRSSNIMARPIIMKRSVHFKDGVYENIPFKVKGRKTPYALSHFGFFAVGFAIPFVACYVQLKKSGAF, from the coding sequence ATGTTGTGCCAACAAATGATTAGAACCGCAGCAAAGAGAAGTAGCAATATTATGGCTAGACCAATTATCATGAAGAGATCAGTCCATTTCAAAGATGGTGTGTATGAGAATATTCCATTCAAAGTCAAAGGTAGAAAGACGCCCTATGCTCTTTCTCATTTTGGGTTCTTCGCTGTTGGATTTGCTATTCCATTTGTTGCCTGTTATgttcaattgaaaaaatctggTGCTTTTTAG
- the CST9 gene encoding SUMO ligase CST9 (similar to Saccharomyces cerevisiae CST9 (YLR394W); ancestral locus Anc_4.255): MSDSIFEQPFVYCGVCHRRTSHGDPLRLTSCAHILCSQHSPLTSKVCPICHSSDISIIKLVESKQLPTDIRIFFEPLPPLLESLYNVSQFQLKGLSNQCQYYQNHCLKLREKCARQQQLLYQAKVELDSMAGLKKRIQELETVLKHSNVPSISLGLMSTKTNHQIHYQPPPTVDLTVDDNSLEEFEAKSFIKKLKKNSSLRNSSKNNNGTTTPSANTHINKDQSFYIETLKNSTKNSIPPPNLDSNANNNLPNISTIAESTNLNRFSYSPVHAAKDFNNKLANFDILTNNGSLSSKNISRLSSASFQPSSPLSSSSSRLILRNNNFEESHHSNKPLTSTSTQFPSALEKLKITRKRNNTISGSNKITQNLSSHMRSGGLAFSSSSNSLQNGKIQKANTLRRSNSTQQMSNTQLKNDNHQPPRSSTTFLSGSKRNNKFRRIR; the protein is encoded by the coding sequence ATGTcggattccatttttgaacaacCTTTCGTGTACTGTGGTGTTTGCCATAGAAGAACATCTCATGGAGATCCATTGCGATTGACTTCATGTGCTCATATTCTTTGTTCACAGCATTCGCCATTAACGTCAAAAGTATGTCCCATATGCCATTCGAGCGACATCTCCATAATCAAGCTTGTTGAATCCAAACAACTACCCACCGATAttagaatattttttgaGCCATTGCCGCCTCTTCTGGAATCGTTGTACAATGTCTCCCAATTTCAATTGAAGGGGCTTTCTAACCAGTGCCAATATTACCAAAACCACTGTTTAAAATTAAGAGAAAAGTGTGCAAGGCAGCAACAGTTGTTGTATCAAGCCAAAGTCGAACTGGATTCTATGGCAgggttgaagaaaagaatacaaGAATTAGAGACAGTCTTGAAACACAGCAACGTTCCCTCCATTTCACTAGGCCTGATGTCGACAAAAACtaatcatcaaattcattatcAACCCCCTCCCACGGTTGACTTAACTGTTGATGACAACAGtttggaagaatttgaagctAAATCATTTAtcaagaaactgaaaaaaaactcctCATTAAGAAATTCTTCGAAGAATAACAACGGCACGACCACCCCATCTGCAAACACTCATATTAATAAGGATCAATCTTTCTACATAGAGacgttgaaaaattctacCAAAAATAGCATTCCACCTCCTAATTTAGATTCAAATGCGAATAATAACCTACCTAACATTTCTACTATTGCAGAATCGACCAATTTAAACAGATTTTCGTACTCTCCGGTACATGCCGCAAAAGACTTCAATAACAAACTGGCGAATTTCGACATTCTCACAAACAACGGCTCTCTATCTTCTAAGAATATATCAAGGCTGTCTTCAGCCTCTTTTCAACCATCTTCGCCGCTGTCCTCATCATCCAGTAGGCTTATTTTGCggaataataattttgaagaatcgCATCATTCGAATAAACCTTTAACGAGTACCTCTACCCAGTTTCCCTCAGctttagaaaaattaaaaataacaaggaaaagaaataataccATTAGTGGCTCGAATAAAATAACTCAAAACTTAAGCTCACATATGAGAAGTGGCGGTCTTGCattttcatcctcatcGAACTCGTTGCAAAACGGTAAAATACAGAAAGCCAATACGTTAAGGCGATCCAATTCAACCCAGCAAATGTCCAATACACAACTCAAAAACGACAATCATCAGCCACCTCGGTCAAGTACTACGTTCTTGAGTGGttccaaaagaaataataagtTTAGAAGAATAAGATAA
- the ATP10 gene encoding Atp10p (similar to Saccharomyces cerevisiae ATP10 (YLR393W); ancestral locus Anc_4.253), whose translation MQLISKRLYHFTLARMSFLNKFLKPMMTTASPKDYQVKQLIKPIGLTDAPKSNTKYSQGNSLKDMFDSQKTSHRVKELSVEFSKSGLYDVQVFQKTRGKLFLAPISYWKDTKALYFPHLVGTSMDSTKELNVETLLRGKISIVRLFSTASGDKLSSSYFQETTNNNKTIDYLAEADARLRLNSNNVQIIEINLIENAVKSALVKTLTRWINRVPTWRQPFYFECSRAQWPFSIREELFCNNVFSGYVFLVDEHLKIRWAACGEATSYEKEALWKFAKSL comes from the coding sequence ATGCAACTCATTTCCAAAAGGCTTTACCATTTTACGCTTGCTCGAATGTCCTTCTTGAATAAATTCCTCAAGCCAATGATGACAACAGCTTCGCCAAAAGATTATCAAGTAAAGCAACTGATTAAGCCCATAGGCTTAACAGATGCACCAAAGAGCAACACTAAATACTCTCAGGGAAACTCACTAAAAGATATGTTTGATTCGCAAAAGACAAGCCACAGGGTTAAAGAATTGAGCGTTGAATTCAGCAAATCGGGACTTTACGACGTGCAAGTCTTTCAAAAGACGAGAGGGAAGTTGTTTCTGGCCCCAATTTCATATTGGAAGGACACTAAAGCTTTATATTTCCCACATTTGGTTGGCACTTCAATGGATAGTACGAAAGAGCTGAATGTCGAGACTTTATTAAGGGGCAAAATCAGCATAGTGAGATTATTTAGCACAGCGTCCGGTGATAAATTGAGTTCTTCATATTTCCAAGAAACCActaacaataataaaacaatTGACTATTTGGCTGAAGCTGATGCGCGTTTACGTTTAAACAGCAACAATGTGCAAATCATCGAAATCAACCTTATAGAAAACGCTGTGAAAAGTGCCCTTGTCAAAACGCTCACCCGTTGGATCAACCGTGTTCCAACTTGGCGACAGCCCTTCTATTTCGAGTGTTCCAGGGCCCAATGGCCGTTTTCAATTAGAGAGGAACTCTTTTGCAACAACGTTTTTTCTGGCTACGTCTTTCTGGTAGACGAGCACTTGAAAATTAGGTGGGCAGCATGTGGGGAGGCTACTTCatatgaaaaggaagcATTGTGGAAGTTCGCTAAAAGTCTCTGA
- the STE23 gene encoding metalloendopeptidase (similar to Saccharomyces cerevisiae STE23 (YLR389C); ancestral locus Anc_4.246) has product MGLALLASSSVFLTRPLLSQLVRFSPIGFNYIVGRFKPFTCISHYNTTTSPKMTSNFKTFDLDFLKPDLDERSYRFIELPNKLKALLIQDPKADKAAASLDVNIGAFEDPESLPGLAHFCEHLLFMGSEKFPDENEYSSYLSKHGGSSNAYTASQNTNYFFEINHQHLFGALDRFAGFFSCPLFNKDSTDKEINAVNSENKKNLQNDIWRIYQLDKSLTNPNHPYHKFSTGNIETLGTLPKENGQNVRDELLQFHNNFYSANLMKLCILGREDLDTLSDWTYNLFKDISNNDREVPHYAEPIMQSEYLQKIIQVHPVKDLKKLEISFTVPDMDEKWESKPPRILSHLIGHEGSGSLLAHLKNVGWANELSAGGHTVSKGNAFFAVDIDLTDNGLTHYRDVIVLVFQYIEMLKNSLPQKWIFSELQDICNASFKFKQAGSPSSTVSSLAKFLEKEYIPVDRILAMGLLTKYEPDLLTQYTDALIPENSRVTLISKSLETNSSEKWYGTAFKVLDYPADLVRDIKSPGLNPALNLPRPNEFVSTNFKVDKIDGVKPLEEPMLLLSDGVSRLWYKKDDRFWQPRGYIYLSFKLPHTHASIINSMLSTLYIQMVNDALKDLQYDADCAGLRISFNKTNQGLDITASGYNEKLIILLTRFLQGVISFEPKKNRFEILKDKTIRHLKNLLYEVPYSQMSNYYNSLINERSWSTAEKLQVFEKLSYEQLINFIPTIYEGAFFETLIHGNIKREEAMEVDSLIKSMITVNINNLQVSNNRLRSYLLPKGKSFRYETALKDSLNVNSCIQHVTQLDVYSEELSALSGLFTQLIHEPCFDTLRTKEQLGYVVFSSSLNNHGTANIRILIQSEHTTPYLEWRITNFYETFGQTLKDMKQEDFEKHKEALCNSLLQKFKNMGEESARYTAAIYLGDYNFTHRQKKAELVANVTKKEMIDFYENHIIGENASRLILHLKSQVENKELDESDLDLAKYPCGELIEDVGSFKSTLFVAPVRQPMKNFEVSVPTEDGK; this is encoded by the coding sequence ATGGGCCTAGCTCTTTTagcctcttcttcagtatTTCTAACTAGACCGCTCCTCAGTCAATTGGTTCGCTTCTCCCCAATAGGTTTCAATTACATAGTAGGACGCTTCAAGCCATTCACGTGTATATCTCACTATAATACCACAACCTCTCCTAAAATGACTTCTAATTTCAAGACATTCGACCTGGACTTCTTAAAACCAGATTTAGATGAAAGATCGTATCGGTTTATTGAGTTGCCTAACAAATTGAAGGCCCTGTTAATCCAAGACCCAAAGGCTGATAAAGCCGCTGCTTCGTTGGACGTTAATATTGGCGCCTTTGAAGACCCGGAAAGTTTGCCTGGTCTGGCCCATTTCTGCGAGCATCTTTTGTTTATGGGCTCTGAGAAATTTCCTGATGAAAACGAATATTCAAGCTACTTGAGTAAGCATGGGGGTTCATCGAATGCCTACACTGCGTCGCAAAATACAAACTATTTTTTCGAAATAAATCATCAACACTTATTTGGAGCGCTGGACAGGTTCGCAGGTTTCTTCTCTTGtcctcttttcaataagGATTCCActgataaagaaatcaatGCTGTTAACAgcgaaaataaaaaaaatttacaaaatgaTATCTGGAGAATCTACCAATTAGACAAGTCTTTGACCAATCCAAACCATCCATATCATAAATTTTCCACGGGGAACATCGAGACTTTGGGCACCTTGCCCAAGGAGAACGGGCAAAACGTTAGAGATGAGTTGTTACAGTTTCATAACAACTTTTACTCCGCCAACTTAATGAAGCTGTGTATTCTTGGCAGAGAAGATCTCGACACTTTGTCTGATTGGACCTATAATCTGTTTAAAGATATTTCGAATAATGACCGTGAGGTACCTCACTACGCAGAGCCTATTATGCAATCTGAATATctgcaaaaaataattcagGTCCACCCCGTGaaggatttgaaaaaactagAAATTTCATTCACTGTTCCTGATATGGATGAGAAGTGGGAGTCCAAGCCACCAAGGATATTAAGTCATTTAATTGGCCACGAGGGCTCCGGTTCTTTATTGGCACATTTAAAGAATGTGGGTTGGGCGAATGAGCTATCTGCCGGTGGGCACACTGTCTCCAAAGGTAATGCCTTTTTCGCTGTAGACATCGATCTGACTGACAACGGGTTAACGCATTATCGTGATGTCATTGTGTTGGTCTTCCAATACATTGAAATGTTGAAGAATTCGCTTCCTCAGAAATGGATCTTCAGTGAATTGCAGGATATTTGCAATGcctctttcaaatttaagCAAGCTGGTAGCCCCTCTTCCACAGTTTCCTCCTTAGCGAAATTCCTGGAAAAAGAGTATATTCCTGTTGATAGAATTTTGGCCATGGGCTTACTAACTAAATATGAACCAGATTTGCTCACTCAGTATACAGATGCCCTAATCCCCGAAAATTCTCGTGTTACATTGATTTCGAAAAGTTTAGAAACGAACTCCAGCGAAAAATGGTATGGTACTGCGTTCAAGGTGCTGGATTATCCAGCAGATTTAGTGAGAGACATTAAATCCCCAGGCTTGAACCCGGCCCTAAATTTGCCACGTCcaaatgaatttgtttCAACCAATTTCAAGGTTGATAAAATAGATGGCGTAAAGCCATTAGAAGAACCTATGCTGTTGTTATCCGATGGTGTCAGCAGATTATGGTATAAGAAGGACGACCGATTTTGGCAACCAAGAGGTTATATCTATTTGTCTTTTAAATTGCCACATACTCATGCAAGCATCATTAACAGTATGCTATCTACGTTATATATCCAGATGGTCAACGATGCATTGAAAGATCTACAATATGATGCTGATTGTGCTGGTCTCCGTATATCTTTCAATAAGACTAATCAAGGCCTTGACATTACCGCGTCGGGGTATAATGAAAAGCTAATCATTTTATTAACAAGGTTCTTGCAAGGTgttatttcttttgaacCTAAGAAGAACCGTTTTGAGATTTTGAAGGACAAGACCATTCgtcatttgaagaatttgttATATGAGGTTCCATATTCGCAAATGTCAAACTACTATAATTCTCTAATAAACGAGCGTTCTTGGTCAACTGCTGAAAAACTACAGGTTTTCGAGAAATTGTCGTACGAGCAACTAATTAATTTCATACCTACAATTTATGAAGGtgcattttttgaaacctTGATTCACGGCAATATTAAACGTGAAGAGGCAATGGAAGTGGATTCGTTGATTAAGTCAATGATCACAGTTAACATTAACAATTTGCAAGTTTCTAACAACCGTTTGAGGTCCTATCTACTCCCAAAGGGTAAGAGCTTCAGATATGAAACTGCTCTGAAAGATTCTCTGAATGTCAATTCATGCATCCAACATGTCACACAATTGGACGTTTATTCGGAAGAGCTATCCGCCCTTAGCGGACTATTTACACAGTTGATTCATGAGCCATGTTTTGATACTTTAAGAACGAAGGAGCAATTGGGCTATGTTGTGTTCAGCTCCAGTCTAAACAATCACGGTACCGCAAATATCAGGATCTTGATCCAATCAGAACATACCACGCCGTATCTAGAATGGAGGATAACCAATTTTTATGAAACTTTTGGCCAAACCTTGAAAGATATGAAGCAGgaagactttgaaaaacacAAAGAAGCATTATGCAATAGTCTATTAcagaaattcaagaacaTGGGTGAAGAAAGTGCCAGATATACGGCAGCAATATACTTGGGCGATTACAATTTCACGCATCGTCAAAAGAAGGCTGAGCTAGTTGCTAACGTTacgaaaaaagaaatgatagACTTCTATGAAAATCATATAATTGGTGAGAACGCGTCTAGATTAATCCTTCATTTGAAGTCGCAAGTGGAAAACAAAGAGCTTGATGAAAGCGACTTGGACCTCGCCAAATACCCTTGTGGGGAGTTGATCGAAGATGTCGGATCATTTAAATCAACTCTGTTTGTTGCTCCCGTTCGTCAaccaatgaaaaacttcgAGGTTTCTGTACCTACTGAAGACGGCAAATAG
- the ART10 gene encoding Art10p (similar to Saccharomyces cerevisiae ART10 (YLR392C); ancestral locus Anc_4.252): MAPKITISLNPPYNGEFYSSNDQLSGAVNLQITKSLSIRKITVILKGFSETLTKIDQEYMFQQNAMMMPGQDNKSFHTLMKFEQRVFPPDNVWNALDGSSKPFKVKPGSYDYKFQFDKFPNKPECLKNHTAKTIAFVTRSNARLPPTFNSYWQEFNKIDNLDLYFYSFGKVIYMAQVQIELGKSSAWFKPFHKLIREIKTFEFIPEPKDLIIEPDEEDDEEPNSCGNNNRFNSIAMNNEFFNNSNFKVPSKDVRVVNGVGYIKSDRNFSQASSILVEDGNIRARPASSVASTRQSSRMANGAKVFSSIYKIGLPDGKSSMRVEVRSRGLKQMYRKDYLFKSGSQNFDGVYLVLEGNMASLSKMQIVPRKLQLNLLETTTYLSQGIANGNYSSLKLIELDLNQLKSNKPLLNWNELRETSDGSMYECELRLKENPILKKVVFNEEDYRHRGNRLYSFKTCTIKRIFSFQLMIEWEINGVTKQTEVNINPVQIFCQVREHIEAEALPRYVPPPTYTEMAT, translated from the coding sequence ATGGCtccaaaaataacaatatCCTTGAATCCGCCGTATAATGGGGAATTTTACAGTTCAAATGACCAGCTGTCAGGAGCAGTTAACCTTCAGATAACAAAGTCATTGTCTATAAGGAAAATTACCGTCATTTTGAAAGGGTTCTCAGAGACTCTAACGAAGATTGACCAAGAGTACATGTTTCAACAGAATGCTATGATGATGCCCGGTCAAGATAACAAATCCTTTCATACATTAATGaaatttgaacaaagaGTCTTTCCTCCGGATAATGTATGGAATGCCCTTGATGGATCCTCCAAACCATTCAAAGTTAAGCCAGGTTCGTACGACtacaaatttcaatttgataAGTTTCCTAACAAACCTGAGTGCCTGAAAAATCATACAGCAAAGACAATAGCATTTGTAACAAGAAGTAATGCACGGTTACCACCGACGTTTAATAGTTATTGGCAAGAATTCAACAAGATCGATAATTTGGATTTATATTTCTATTCTTTTGGCAAGGTCATTTATATGGCGCAGGTGCAAATAGAACTAGGAAAATCTTCAGCTTGGTTTAAGCCTTTCCATAAATTGATAAGGGAAATTAAAACTTTTGAGTTCATACCTGAACCGAAGGACCTTATTATAGAACCTGACGAGgaggatgatgaggaaCCTAATAGTTGcggtaataataatagatTCAACAGCATCGCCATGAATAAtgagtttttcaataattcaaattttaaagTTCCATCAAAGGACGTGAGAGTTGTTAACGGAGTCGGATACATAAAAAGTGACAGGAACTTCTCTCAGGCCAGTTCTATATTAGTAGAAGATGGAAACATAAGAGCGAGGCCTGCATCTTCAGTGGCTTCAACGAGGCAATCTTCCCGCATGGCAAACGGTGCGAAAGTTTTCTCATCCATCTATAAAATAGGACTCCCTGATGGGAAAAGTAGCATGAGAGTGGAAGTTAGAAGTCGAGGTTTGAAGCAGATGTACAGAAAAGACTACTTGTTCAAGTCAGGCAGCCAAAATTTCGACGGGGTATATCTAGTCTTAGAAGGGAATATGGCAAGCCTGAGCAAGATGCAAATTGTACCACGTAAACTTCAACTGAATCTGTTAGAGACTACGACATATTTATCACAAGGTATAGCGAATGGAAACTACTCATCTTTGAAACTCATTGAACTTGATTTAAATCAGCTAAAATCCAATAAGCCTCTTTTAAACTGGAATGAACTACGAGAAACCTCGGATGGTTCCATGTATGAGTGTGAACTACGATTAAAGGAAAAtcccattttgaaaaaggtgGTGTTCAATGAGGAGGATTATAGACACCGTGGGAACAGATTGTACAGTTTCAAGACATGTACAATAAAGAGAATATTTAGTTTTCAGCTGATGATCGAATGGGAGATTAATGGAGTTACGAAACAAACTGAAGTAAATATTAATCCTGTTCAAATCTTTTGTCAAGTAAGAGAGCATATTGAGGCAGAAGCGTTGCCTAGATATGTGCCCCCACCAACATATACGGAAATGGCAACGTAA